A window from Entomoplasma freundtii encodes these proteins:
- a CDS encoding RelA/SpoT family protein, which yields MAGIPKFKLHSKNDKTRKRLIPQQIEEFHQLEEELKTYIFAKKELKEIRVAYDYAAQKHQEQKRKNGDPYIYHPLSTAYFLAQLQMGPQTIIAGLLHDILEDTPVTAIELEKEFGTEVANLVEAVTKVSYFAKENREAQKSEYLRKIYLSMAKDIRVIIIKLSDRLHNMLTIHNLGLPKQRIIAKETLEIYSSIAHRIGMKEIKNILEDLSFEVLNPEEYQKIQKLLQKDASQRQAIINQIMDEITIYLRKEKHLKVIDIFGRPKGTYSIYRKMNHFGRSFDDLKDLLAIRIIARSNDDCYKILGFLHQKYTPLANKFKDYIATPKNGVYQSLHTTLADTQGNIFEVQIRTIEMDNVAETGMAAHWAYKEGEVIDIKRRQLEIDEQIDLFRRIIELDKQRVNDGSGLEDEEENETIEKVLKEDFFTTMIYVLTPDKKVITLPYGSTVLDFAYRIHSEIGQATIGAKIDGVFVPINTILKSGQIVEVKTSPKQEPTYEQLKIVTTANARNRIRKYLATKLKEDDIKDKKTESRQIVDKVKNNINSYINKNDLRWRRKSDEQIFNDVKKLGYSSLDEFYLAINRGDYTIPEVVELAFVDFNASKDEIVLVNIDNKKEVEVDSKNEVIVSGIANLKASLASCCRPVPGEQIIGFVSKSSGIKIHLRDCINVNLDETKERLVEANWNKKVADGKSYMTNIKYYATDRPNLLYDVSKVLTSLKATTMNATLRVDEKTLLATGVLKIKIKDADQLHTIISSLKSIPSIIDVKRVMDKL from the coding sequence ATGGCTGGTATTCCAAAATTCAAATTACACTCAAAAAATGATAAAACTCGAAAACGTCTCATTCCGCAACAAATCGAAGAATTTCACCAATTAGAAGAAGAATTAAAAACGTATATTTTTGCTAAAAAGGAATTAAAGGAGATTCGGGTTGCTTATGATTATGCGGCCCAAAAACACCAAGAACAAAAACGCAAAAATGGTGACCCCTATATCTATCACCCTTTGTCAACGGCTTATTTTCTTGCCCAATTGCAAATGGGACCACAAACCATTATTGCTGGTTTGCTTCACGATATCCTCGAAGATACACCCGTAACCGCGATTGAATTAGAAAAGGAGTTCGGTACGGAGGTAGCTAACTTGGTCGAAGCTGTTACAAAAGTTAGTTATTTCGCTAAAGAAAACCGGGAAGCGCAAAAATCTGAATACTTGCGAAAAATTTATCTATCGATGGCGAAAGATATCCGTGTCATTATTATTAAACTTTCCGATCGTCTTCATAATATGTTGACAATTCACAACCTCGGTTTGCCTAAGCAAAGAATTATTGCCAAGGAAACACTAGAAATTTACTCTTCAATTGCCCATCGCATCGGAATGAAGGAAATAAAAAATATTTTAGAAGATTTGTCCTTCGAAGTTCTAAATCCAGAAGAATATCAAAAAATCCAAAAGTTACTTCAAAAGGATGCTTCTCAAAGACAGGCAATTATTAACCAAATCATGGATGAAATTACCATTTACTTGCGTAAGGAAAAGCATTTAAAGGTGATTGATATTTTTGGTCGACCTAAAGGAACCTATTCAATTTATCGAAAAATGAACCATTTTGGTCGCTCATTTGATGACTTAAAGGACTTATTAGCCATTCGTATCATTGCAAGAAGCAATGATGATTGCTATAAAATTTTAGGTTTCTTGCACCAAAAATATACTCCTCTTGCCAATAAGTTTAAAGATTACATTGCCACACCTAAAAACGGTGTTTACCAATCGCTTCATACCACTTTAGCAGATACTCAGGGAAATATCTTTGAAGTGCAAATTAGAACTATCGAGATGGATAATGTGGCCGAAACAGGTATGGCTGCCCATTGAGCTTACAAAGAGGGTGAAGTGATTGATATAAAACGTCGCCAATTAGAAATTGATGAACAAATCGATCTCTTTCGACGAATTATTGAACTTGATAAACAAAGAGTTAATGATGGAAGCGGTTTAGAAGATGAAGAAGAAAATGAGACCATTGAAAAGGTTTTAAAAGAAGACTTCTTTACTACGATGATATATGTGCTAACTCCTGACAAGAAAGTCATTACATTGCCTTATGGCTCAACTGTTTTAGATTTCGCTTACCGGATTCATTCAGAAATTGGTCAAGCAACAATCGGAGCTAAAATTGATGGTGTTTTCGTGCCGATTAACACAATTTTGAAATCAGGACAAATTGTTGAAGTGAAAACCTCACCGAAACAAGAACCAACGTATGAGCAATTAAAAATCGTCACTACAGCTAATGCGCGAAACCGAATTCGGAAATACCTTGCCACCAAATTAAAAGAAGACGACATCAAAGATAAAAAAACCGAGAGTCGGCAAATTGTTGATAAAGTTAAAAATAATATCAATTCCTATATTAACAAAAACGATTTACGTTGACGACGTAAATCCGATGAACAAATCTTTAATGACGTGAAGAAATTAGGTTATTCCAGCCTAGACGAGTTTTATCTAGCCATTAATCGGGGTGATTATACAATACCTGAAGTTGTCGAATTAGCTTTTGTTGATTTCAATGCTTCTAAAGATGAAATTGTTTTGGTTAATATTGATAATAAAAAAGAGGTCGAAGTTGATTCTAAAAATGAAGTCATTGTGAGTGGAATTGCTAACTTAAAAGCTTCATTGGCCTCTTGTTGCCGACCCGTTCCTGGTGAACAAATTATCGGTTTTGTTTCAAAAAGCTCTGGCATTAAAATCCATCTTCGTGATTGTATTAATGTAAATCTAGATGAAACCAAAGAACGCTTAGTGGAGGCAAATTGGAATAAGAAAGTAGCCGATGGTAAGAGTTATATGACGAATATTAAATATTACGCCACGGATCGTCCTAACCTACTTTATGATGTTTCTAAAGTTTTGACCAGTTTAAAAGCAACTACGATGAATGCCACTTTGCGAGTTGATGAAAAAACGCTGCTGGCGACAGGAGTTTTAAAAATTAAAATTAAAGATGCTGACCAACTGCATACAATTATTTCCTCACTAAAATCAATTCCATCTATCATTGATGTGAAGCGTGTAATGGATAAACTCTAG
- a CDS encoding adenine phosphoribosyltransferase, with protein MKIQDYITEVPDFPKQGISFKDITPILNNPPVFHQVVDEMARFTKSTGANIIVAPEARGFIFAAPVAYATNIALVLIRKAGKLPRATIKKEYDLEYGKATLEMHKGDIKPGDKVVIIDDVLATGGTLEAIIEMVEAQGAKVVGLSVLADLTFLHDDKIIANRQYQSLVNY; from the coding sequence ATTAAAATTCAGGATTATATTACCGAGGTGCCTGACTTTCCTAAACAAGGGATTAGTTTCAAGGATATCACCCCCATTCTTAATAACCCCCCTGTATTTCACCAAGTAGTGGATGAAATGGCTCGTTTTACTAAAAGCACTGGAGCCAACATTATCGTAGCTCCTGAAGCCCGTGGGTTCATTTTTGCGGCTCCTGTGGCTTATGCTACTAACATAGCATTAGTCTTGATTCGCAAAGCCGGAAAACTTCCCCGTGCCACAATTAAAAAAGAATATGATCTTGAATATGGTAAAGCTACTTTAGAAATGCATAAAGGCGACATTAAACCAGGTGATAAGGTTGTTATTATTGATGACGTTCTTGCCACCGGAGGCACTTTAGAAGCAATTATTGAAATGGTGGAAGCCCAAGGAGCAAAAGTGGTTGGTCTAAGCGTTCTAGCTGATTTGACTTTCCTCCATGATGATAAAATTATTGCTAATCGTCAATACCAAAGTCTTGTTAATTATTAA
- a CDS encoding protein translocase SecDF, variant type, with translation MRSKQSSTNAKNIFHFVIVVFMLLALVFGIAFSSLSVSKGVKLGSQYRGSFQAVVGVYDVNEKENETKGLPNGDAKKGANILQDKMSPFADGSINITIDGKSRLIVTAPRDSYGNNQQLFVNAIQATGGLFIFDQDNKDVMLSESLMKKAGLDGKIAAKSPTSALLGEVAAISKKEGLTNRPYVQFKLVEDKLKKIIAPESEGQKAPKLSMVIDTTTILDTVRNYFLFAANDTNDKTLDTYLETFIDVFIKPLYDKLKDNKDKLSEDQIAVLEDFWTINHWTETTNGDWQQETNSLANTNFIADYLASNSVAKFKKLFFADGNADHIFKYKNDVTKYAYDSNSKGEDFAEGGRYGTKLDIDGKKIGVDVAFNTLTNTLLPLVNKDGKITDKLDAKLFNEHFLFAGEIAENDKPATQQSGNIAYINGQDLLISAGTNTYAKKAAAQISQTGSGYSFHVLSTTSVDPIISNIMFIFSLVILIIIAIVIAIFMLFFYRLLGLFTIIIAAIIASLTIMMNVVFGIAMGPDILAIMFVIIGMVMDLSIVLFEAFKNNIYRDKRPITSAFKISNRETLWLVVDVCLAALLPNIVLFWIGIGFLNNFATILTMGIFFTLAFGVVVLRLLIYFTIKTPILKKHEWLLPIDTSLDYRGSFFKNYMIDFYEERLDTYSLKNELSTKDLLKIKKTEQKITALKASNEKLILKRESKEVLRREKQAKKWTKRLNHARDKASYWNQKVHWWASPFQNYYKNRVDNYIFLLSTVTPKIIMEESHEESLETSGQMLDNRLAKIERSTGRVGWITLFFTGLFGCIALGFMLTIGLNYSPNFGKGTQYYIYGTYITDTYDILGAPDTIEGINSAPEADKNKIIENLNNISIKSKESVLQKHNWTDPNKNPPEEYQHEWQALGVYESYRFMISNGYMKYLTTRVANVDFKDVKYAFGTNYAMIDPTTGTFESRPWVSITVTNNLIPSNNAIKEAFQAFAGHSSGTSKPQPPKNEYGVVGTSLQPHTADAQMRQIGLTFLIVLLALLIYMIIRFKWTYYVALALGLVITLVLTLSLVIVLRIPFTIEALAGVLGVLEFALITGMLLLGKGKSLIISKNETTLARYFEEEIRLQASKQEARQNYKKTLKNLKVANHESRLALEKTIPEYKANLKALKAEQRKAFKIAKRTGRENYDLIIQNINVAIRQEALKNNFLKEIFVEVLRFGILRTIFIGLFYFIIALVLTITLPPIAIMGFTLMVGVIVTTIVMLTIMLPIWLRLEGRRIRWKYGYKRFVNKLKVNREEQVVTGLND, from the coding sequence ATGCGATCAAAACAGTCATCAACAAATGCCAAAAATATTTTTCACTTCGTAATTGTTGTTTTTATGCTTTTGGCTTTAGTTTTTGGGATTGCTTTTTCTTCCTTGAGTGTTTCAAAAGGTGTCAAACTTGGTTCCCAATATCGTGGAAGTTTTCAAGCGGTTGTCGGTGTTTATGATGTAAACGAAAAAGAAAACGAAACTAAAGGTTTACCAAATGGGGATGCCAAAAAAGGGGCAAACATTTTACAAGATAAAATGTCTCCCTTTGCCGATGGCAGTATCAATATTACTATTGATGGTAAATCACGTTTAATTGTTACTGCGCCACGTGATTCTTATGGCAATAATCAGCAACTATTCGTTAATGCGATTCAAGCAACTGGCGGTCTCTTCATCTTTGATCAAGATAATAAAGATGTAATGCTTTCGGAGTCGTTAATGAAAAAGGCTGGTTTGGATGGCAAGATAGCTGCGAAATCACCCACTTCTGCCTTACTTGGCGAAGTGGCGGCCATCTCTAAAAAAGAAGGTTTGACTAATCGCCCCTATGTTCAATTTAAATTAGTTGAAGATAAGTTAAAAAAAATAATCGCTCCAGAAAGCGAAGGCCAAAAAGCTCCCAAATTATCAATGGTAATTGATACCACTACCATTTTAGATACAGTTCGAAATTATTTCCTTTTTGCTGCGAATGACACTAACGATAAAACTCTTGATACATATCTTGAAACTTTTATTGACGTCTTTATTAAACCTCTTTACGACAAGTTAAAAGATAATAAAGATAAACTTAGTGAAGACCAAATTGCTGTTTTAGAAGATTTTTGAACTATTAATCATTGAACAGAAACAACTAATGGTGATTGGCAGCAAGAAACTAATTCCCTAGCAAACACAAATTTTATTGCTGATTATCTGGCCTCAAATTCAGTTGCGAAATTCAAAAAACTCTTTTTTGCTGATGGCAATGCTGATCATATTTTCAAATATAAAAATGATGTCACCAAATATGCTTATGATTCTAACTCAAAAGGTGAAGACTTTGCTGAAGGTGGACGTTATGGGACTAAATTAGATATCGATGGCAAAAAAATCGGCGTTGACGTTGCTTTCAACACGTTAACTAATACCCTCTTACCATTAGTCAATAAAGATGGCAAAATTACCGATAAACTTGATGCCAAACTTTTTAATGAACATTTCCTCTTTGCAGGAGAAATTGCCGAAAATGATAAACCTGCTACTCAACAATCAGGCAATATTGCTTATATTAATGGCCAAGATTTATTAATTTCTGCTGGAACTAATACTTATGCTAAAAAGGCTGCTGCCCAAATTAGTCAAACTGGTTCAGGCTATAGTTTTCATGTTTTATCAACAACGAGCGTTGATCCGATTATTTCGAACATCATGTTTATCTTTTCTTTAGTAATTTTAATTATTATCGCAATTGTTATTGCAATCTTCATGTTGTTCTTTTACCGCCTTTTAGGTTTATTTACCATTATCATCGCGGCCATCATTGCCTCCTTAACAATTATGATGAATGTCGTCTTTGGGATTGCGATGGGTCCAGATATCTTGGCGATTATGTTTGTCATAATTGGTATGGTGATGGATTTAAGCATTGTATTGTTTGAGGCCTTTAAAAATAATATTTATCGCGACAAACGGCCAATCACTTCGGCTTTTAAAATTTCTAATCGTGAAACATTATGATTAGTAGTTGATGTTTGTTTAGCAGCCTTGTTGCCAAACATTGTTCTATTTTGAATTGGAATTGGTTTTCTCAACAACTTTGCCACAATTTTGACAATGGGTATTTTCTTTACCTTAGCCTTTGGAGTCGTGGTCTTAAGACTCTTGATTTATTTCACAATTAAGACACCAATTTTGAAGAAACATGAATGACTTTTACCCATCGATACTTCACTTGATTATCGTGGAAGTTTCTTCAAAAACTACATGATTGATTTTTATGAAGAACGTTTGGATACTTACAGTTTGAAAAATGAACTTTCAACCAAGGATCTTTTAAAAATCAAAAAAACTGAGCAAAAAATTACTGCTTTGAAAGCTTCAAATGAAAAATTAATTCTTAAACGCGAATCTAAAGAAGTTCTAAGAAGAGAGAAACAAGCGAAAAAATGAACTAAACGTTTGAATCATGCTCGCGATAAAGCTAGTTATTGAAACCAAAAAGTGCATTGATGAGCTAGTCCTTTCCAAAACTATTATAAAAACCGCGTGGACAACTATATTTTCTTGTTAAGCACTGTCACACCGAAAATCATTATGGAAGAATCTCACGAAGAAAGTTTAGAGACTTCTGGGCAAATGCTTGACAATCGGTTGGCAAAAATTGAACGCAGCACTGGTCGCGTTGGTTGAATTACTTTATTCTTCACTGGCTTATTTGGTTGCATTGCTCTTGGATTCATGTTAACAATAGGACTGAATTATTCTCCAAACTTTGGTAAGGGAACTCAGTACTATATTTACGGAACCTATATTACTGATACTTATGATATATTAGGAGCTCCTGATACTATTGAAGGAATAAATAGTGCCCCAGAAGCTGACAAAAACAAAATTATTGAAAATCTAAATAACATTAGCATTAAGAGCAAAGAATCAGTTCTTCAAAAACATAATTGGACAGATCCTAACAAAAATCCTCCTGAGGAATACCAACACGAATGACAAGCGCTTGGAGTTTATGAATCTTACCGATTCATGATCAGCAATGGTTATATGAAGTACTTAACCACCAGAGTTGCTAACGTAGACTTCAAAGATGTTAAATACGCTTTTGGTACTAACTATGCCATGATTGATCCGACTACTGGAACCTTTGAATCAAGACCATGAGTCTCAATTACGGTTACAAATAACCTAATTCCATCCAACAACGCTATTAAGGAAGCTTTCCAAGCGTTTGCAGGTCATAGCAGTGGTACATCAAAGCCACAACCGCCAAAAAATGAATATGGTGTAGTAGGAACTAGTCTTCAACCACATACTGCTGATGCGCAAATGCGTCAAATTGGCTTGACTTTCTTAATCGTTTTACTAGCCCTGTTAATCTACATGATTATCCGCTTTAAGTGAACTTATTATGTTGCTTTAGCTCTTGGTCTAGTCATTACTCTAGTCTTAACACTTTCATTAGTAATTGTTTTACGAATTCCTTTCACCATTGAAGCTTTAGCTGGCGTACTTGGCGTACTTGAATTTGCATTAATTACTGGAATGCTTCTTTTAGGAAAAGGGAAATCATTGATTATTTCAAAAAATGAAACTACTTTAGCCCGTTATTTCGAAGAAGAAATTCGTTTACAAGCAAGTAAACAAGAGGCAAGACAAAATTACAAAAAAACTTTAAAAAATCTCAAAGTAGCAAATCACGAAAGCCGTCTCGCTTTAGAGAAAACGATTCCTGAGTATAAGGCTAATCTCAAAGCTTTAAAAGCCGAACAAAGAAAGGCTTTTAAAATTGCAAAGAGAACTGGGCGAGAAAATTATGATCTTATTATTCAAAATATTAATGTTGCTATTCGCCAAGAAGCCTTGAAAAATAATTTCCTAAAAGAAATTTTTGTGGAAGTTCTTCGTTTTGGAATCTTGAGAACCATTTTTATTGGTCTATTCTACTTCATTATTGCTTTAGTTTTAACAATTACCTTACCACCAATTGCCATTATGGGCTTCACTTTAATGGTTGGGGTAATCGTAACAACGATTGTAATGTTAACAATTATGCTACCAATTTGGCTAAGATTAGAAGGTCGCCGTATCCGTTGAAAATATGGCTATAAACGTTTTGTTAATAAACTAAAAGTTAACCGGGAAGAACAAGTAGTTACTGGTTTGAATGATTAA
- a CDS encoding YitT family ABC transporter, with protein sequence MRKITIHENYRKKIITLSDEEVEEIRNSPTFQKTKAGLITKAENNLMSAVYFKRAFWIDLLAIAFSALMTTIVLDYFISSTGRTGLFPGGLGSVTRLMAILTFPNNIKLQGSFYFIYYFLINIPLMIFSWIKLGWRFTITTMIYICFTILFDQLLNLIPVINPTEWHMIIDYPLLHKVSAEWNGAIWLFVLGFFGGVLIGWSYGLIYKVGSSTGGTDFITMYFSTKKNKNIGIINRNLNYIIAILMIIINSFTLSASDINSPIRMTVLSHLSENQINAIEPAAKAWWEANWQYLGLPEDFDSLWKDDLTFVFQTLASNNSFTGYTSSMVLLMQFKFIFGPSLFASIILITVQAMVIDAMYPKYKFRTIMITTSEDEKVKKFLFDSGYQNEIFEWNSSVESARQQIEKKTLIVTITVVNWKSLEKAVLNLNPDMNVNVLKTRSVKGRLNIELKDGRKEKFVHNKLMANKHLLKRLDDEALVKTIKKNIEMNRKKNLRAGKSNN encoded by the coding sequence ATGAGGAAAATTACAATTCACGAAAATTATAGGAAAAAAATCATTACTTTAAGCGACGAAGAAGTGGAAGAAATTCGTAATTCGCCAACTTTTCAAAAAACAAAGGCCGGATTAATTACCAAAGCAGAAAATAACTTGATGTCGGCCGTTTATTTCAAAAGGGCTTTTTGAATTGATTTATTGGCAATTGCTTTTAGTGCTTTAATGACCACTATTGTTTTAGATTACTTTATTTCTAGTACTGGTAGAACTGGATTGTTTCCAGGTGGCTTGGGCTCGGTAACTCGGTTAATGGCCATTCTTACTTTTCCCAACAATATTAAATTACAAGGAAGTTTCTACTTTATTTACTACTTTTTAATCAACATCCCGTTGATGATTTTTTCGTGAATCAAACTTGGGTGACGTTTTACTATCACCACTATGATTTATATTTGCTTCACAATCCTTTTTGACCAACTTTTGAACCTTATTCCTGTCATTAACCCAACTGAGTGGCATATGATTATTGACTATCCTCTCTTACATAAAGTATCGGCTGAATGAAATGGAGCTATTTGACTCTTTGTCTTAGGTTTTTTTGGAGGTGTGCTGATTGGTTGGTCCTATGGGCTTATCTATAAAGTCGGTTCTTCAACAGGAGGAACCGACTTTATTACAATGTATTTTTCGACTAAAAAAAATAAAAATATTGGCATTATTAACCGGAACTTGAACTACATTATCGCGATTTTAATGATAATTATTAACTCGTTTACTTTAAGTGCTAGTGATATTAATTCACCAATTCGAATGACTGTTTTAAGTCACCTTTCTGAAAACCAAATTAATGCCATTGAACCAGCCGCAAAGGCTTGATGAGAGGCGAATTGGCAATATTTGGGTCTTCCTGAAGACTTTGATAGTTTATGGAAAGATGATCTGACCTTTGTCTTCCAAACTTTAGCCTCAAATAATTCCTTTACAGGCTATACTTCAAGCATGGTGCTTTTAATGCAATTTAAATTTATCTTTGGGCCCTCATTATTTGCTTCAATTATTTTAATTACTGTCCAAGCCATGGTTATCGATGCTATGTATCCAAAATATAAATTTCGTACCATTATGATTACCACCAGTGAGGATGAAAAAGTAAAAAAATTTCTCTTTGATTCAGGTTACCAAAACGAAATTTTTGAATGGAATTCAAGTGTTGAGTCAGCTCGCCAACAAATTGAAAAGAAAACCTTGATTGTGACAATTACCGTAGTTAATTGAAAATCTTTAGAAAAGGCAGTTCTTAATTTGAATCCTGATATGAATGTCAATGTCCTAAAAACTAGAAGTGTTAAAGGAAGGCTGAATATTGAGTTAAAAGATGGGCGTAAAGAAAAGTTTGTTCATAATAAATTAATGGCTAATAAACATCTTCTAAAAAGGTTAGATGATGAAGCCTTAGTTAAGACAATCAAAAAAAATATTGAAATGAATCGTAAAAAAAATTTACGGGCAGGAAAAAGCAATAATTAA
- a CDS encoding DEAD/DEAH box helicase, with protein MPKSTKPDALKKATSKPKINDFTNFGFKKFVNEALRAHNFKKPTAIQEAVIPLLKKHQNVIALAPTGTGKTHAFLLPLLNNLHQSPNETVQCVIVVPTRELGQQIFEETRLILKNQPDFKSQLFVGGNDYQKEVASLTNKQPTVVIGTPTRLKELYVDQALKLTTAQSLVVDEVDMIFDYGFLEDLDFLLNKMNPRLQVAFFSATISQELSQFLKKYSKNSVFINQTPLRQQNPNVEHFLVETKDQALATTFNQLLATIEPFLALIFVNSKDQVPEIVKILHDFGINEVGELHSNLSPRTRDAMLKRLKNNEFQYLVATDIAARGLDFPGASHVISVNLPRDWHYYIHRSGRTGRNGAHGVSYVLKTFDNQKQIDQLQNKGLNFTLLKFNQGSWQSITAKKNKKNPQNLDSESKQVLNRYANKKVKPGYKRKRKEELDTIKKNRRRQHIKESIQKIKKEKYKQRRSTLFDD; from the coding sequence ATGCCTAAATCAACTAAACCTGACGCTCTTAAAAAGGCAACTTCTAAACCCAAAATAAATGATTTTACAAATTTTGGTTTTAAAAAATTTGTTAATGAAGCACTTCGAGCTCATAACTTTAAAAAACCAACCGCTATTCAAGAAGCGGTTATCCCTCTCTTAAAAAAACACCAAAACGTGATTGCTTTAGCTCCGACTGGAACGGGAAAAACACACGCTTTTTTGCTACCGTTATTAAATAATCTTCACCAATCACCAAACGAAACCGTTCAATGTGTTATTGTGGTCCCCACAAGAGAATTGGGTCAACAAATTTTTGAAGAAACTCGGTTAATTTTAAAAAACCAACCCGATTTTAAAAGTCAATTATTTGTTGGAGGAAACGATTATCAAAAAGAAGTAGCTAGTCTAACCAATAAGCAACCGACAGTTGTTATTGGTACTCCCACTCGTCTTAAAGAACTCTATGTAGACCAAGCTCTCAAACTAACTACTGCCCAATCATTAGTCGTCGATGAAGTCGATATGATTTTTGATTATGGTTTCCTTGAAGATTTAGATTTTTTGTTAAATAAAATGAACCCCCGTCTTCAAGTGGCTTTCTTTTCCGCTACTATTTCACAAGAACTGAGCCAATTTTTGAAAAAATATTCCAAAAATTCCGTTTTCATTAACCAAACACCACTCAGACAACAAAATCCGAATGTCGAACACTTTTTAGTCGAAACTAAAGATCAAGCTTTGGCAACAACATTTAACCAATTGCTTGCCACAATTGAACCGTTTTTAGCTTTGATATTTGTTAATAGCAAGGATCAGGTTCCAGAAATAGTCAAAATTCTTCATGATTTTGGCATTAATGAAGTAGGGGAACTTCATAGTAACCTTAGCCCTCGCACTCGTGATGCGATGTTAAAACGCTTGAAAAACAATGAATTCCAATATTTAGTAGCAACTGACATTGCCGCCCGTGGCCTAGATTTTCCTGGAGCTAGCCATGTTATTTCGGTAAATTTACCGCGTGATTGACATTATTATATTCATCGTTCTGGCAGAACAGGTCGTAATGGTGCTCATGGTGTAAGTTATGTCTTAAAAACTTTTGATAACCAAAAACAAATTGATCAACTTCAGAACAAAGGCTTAAATTTTACTCTTTTAAAATTTAATCAGGGTTCTTGGCAATCAATCACAGCTAAAAAAAATAAAAAAAACCCCCAAAATCTGGATTCGGAAAGTAAGCAAGTCTTAAACCGTTACGCTAATAAAAAGGTGAAACCCGGTTATAAAAGAAAGCGTAAGGAAGAATTAGACACCATTAAGAAAAACCGTCGTCGTCAACATATTAAAGAATCTATTCAAAAAATTAAAAAAGAAAAGTACAAACAACGTCGTAGTACCCTTTTTGATGATTAA